From one Triticum urartu cultivar G1812 chromosome 3, Tu2.1, whole genome shotgun sequence genomic stretch:
- the LOC125543425 gene encoding uncharacterized protein LOC125543425: MGDPAPPAWMAAAARKWLEDAGAIAEDGAGDGRRAFNALPLFGVRVSLAERGRAVCSLRVPARLTDADGNWHAGAIAAAVDDVCAAAIMSVEGIIKVSVHYDISYFAPAKHHEEVEMDGRVVDRKGRMTAVTTEVRKKESGALVAVGRQWMTTSRPKGYQGSKL; this comes from the exons ATGGGCGACCCGGCGCCGCCCGCGTGGatggccgccgcggcccgcaaGTGGCTCGAGGACGCCGGCGCCATCGCGGAGGACGGCGCCGGCGACGGCCGCAGGGCTTTTAACGCGCTGCCGCTGTTCGGCGTGCGCGTGTCCCTCGCCGAGCGCGGCCGCGCCGTCTGCTCGCTCCGCGTGCCCGCCCGCCTCACG GACGCGGACGGGAACTGGCACGCGGGGGCTATCGCGGCGGCGGTGGACGACGTGTGCGCGGCGGCGATCATGTCGGTGGAGGGCATCATCAAGGTCTCCGTCCACTACGACATCTCCTACTTCGCGCCGGCCAAGCACCAT GAGGAAGTGGAGATGGACGGGAGGGTGGTCGACCGGAAAGGGAGGATGACGGCGGTGACCACGGAGGTCCGGAAGAAGGAGTCCGGCGCGCTGGTGGCGGTCGGCCGGCAGTGGATGACCACCTCCAGACCAAAGGGATATCAAGGGAGCAAGCTATGA
- the LOC125543424 gene encoding acyl-coenzyme A thioesterase 13-like: protein MDDGAAEAEALRLRLAAVARKWLEDPRADYAGKITDAASQKGHALNSLVLAGARISLSEHGRVVCSFHVPPPLTDSDGTWHAGALAAAVDNMCSAVVFTVVGAPTSTVHYGLSYFSPVACNEEVQLDGRVVGRKGKLTAAVVRVRKMGSGELVAIGRQWMTPAWPTKSNKSRSKL, encoded by the exons atggACGACGGGGCGGCGGAGGCCGAAGCGCTGCGGCTCCGGCTGGCCGCCGTCGCCAGGAAGTGGCTGGAGGACCCGCGCGCGGACTACGCCGGCAAAATCACCGACGCGGCCAGCCAAAAGGGGCACGCGCTCAACTCGCTGGTGCTGGCCGGCGCACGCATCTCCCTCTCCGAGCACGGCCGCGTCGTGTGCTCGTTCCACGTGCCGCCGCCGCTCACC GACTCTGACGGGACGTGGCACGCGGgggcgctggcggcggcggtggacaaCATGTGCTCGGCGGTGGTCTTCACGGTGGTGGGCGCGCCCACGTCCACCGTCCACTACGGCCTGTCCTACTTCTCGCCCGTCGCGTGCAAC GAGGAGGTTCAGTTGGACGGGCGGGTGGTGGGCCGGAAAGGGAAGCTCACGGCCGCCGTGGTGCGGGTGCGGAAGATGGGATCCGGCGAGCTGGTGGCGATAGGGAGGCAGTGGATGACCCCTGCCTGGCCAACGAAGAGCAACAAAAGTAGGAGCAAGCTCTGA